Proteins co-encoded in one uncultured Draconibacterium sp. genomic window:
- a CDS encoding RagB/SusD family nutrient uptake outer membrane protein, translating into MKKYSLIYITICSALLLGACDDFLDTIPDNRAEINTVDKVTSILVSAYPDKTSIVMTEMASDNAMDNGSNLTIEEQVQEDSYLWNDITDDGNDSPKSFWDACYAAIAAANQALAAIDEMGNPANLQAQRGEALLCRAYGHFALANVFCLAYNPATAENELGIPYSLAPETKVSPEYTRGNMKELYEKINADIEEGLPLINDEIYSVPKYHFNRKAAYAFAARFNLYYHNYDKVIEYADIVLGANPVKMMKNWTAMVNSPSNWSARVDMYISASEVSNLLLIPVYSSWGIWVGPYSLGKRYGHAREICSNETGRVTGMWGAYSNLLPFKNMWGYDEKLVVPKIGHYFQYTDKVNGIGYRRNVILNFSADEALLCRAEAYVLKGTATFDRATEDINIWLASHTLNGLQVTTQEIVDFYGEIEEMPLDNSIRTVKKAINPQGFTVESGDQEEMIQCILHLRRIETMHEGLRWQDIKRYGIEISHNRDGKTNDDLLVNDARRAIQLPQDVINAGLEKNPRN; encoded by the coding sequence ATGAAAAAATATAGTTTAATATATATTACGATATGCTCGGCACTACTATTGGGAGCATGTGACGATTTTCTGGATACCATACCGGACAATAGGGCTGAAATAAATACTGTTGACAAGGTTACATCAATATTAGTTTCTGCGTATCCGGATAAAACAAGTATTGTAATGACAGAAATGGCGTCGGATAATGCTATGGACAATGGATCTAACCTTACAATTGAAGAGCAGGTGCAGGAAGATTCTTACTTGTGGAACGATATTACCGACGATGGCAACGATTCTCCAAAATCATTCTGGGATGCTTGCTATGCAGCAATTGCAGCCGCCAACCAGGCACTTGCTGCAATTGACGAAATGGGTAATCCTGCTAATTTGCAGGCGCAACGTGGTGAAGCTTTACTTTGTCGTGCCTATGGACATTTTGCCTTAGCAAATGTTTTTTGCTTAGCTTACAACCCGGCAACAGCTGAAAATGAATTAGGTATCCCTTATTCTTTGGCTCCTGAAACTAAGGTTTCTCCAGAATATACCAGAGGTAATATGAAGGAACTCTATGAGAAAATAAATGCAGATATTGAAGAGGGGCTTCCGCTTATAAATGACGAGATTTACTCTGTTCCAAAATATCATTTTAACAGAAAAGCTGCCTATGCTTTTGCTGCACGCTTCAACTTATATTATCATAACTACGATAAAGTAATTGAATATGCAGATATCGTATTAGGAGCCAATCCTGTGAAGATGATGAAAAACTGGACTGCCATGGTGAATTCTCCTTCGAACTGGAGTGCACGTGTTGATATGTATATTTCTGCCAGCGAAGTGTCAAACTTATTATTAATTCCTGTTTATTCCTCTTGGGGTATTTGGGTAGGACCTTATAGTTTAGGTAAAAGATATGGACATGCCAGAGAGATTTGTTCCAACGAAACTGGACGCGTAACCGGAATGTGGGGAGCATACTCTAATTTACTTCCATTCAAGAATATGTGGGGATATGACGAGAAGCTTGTTGTTCCAAAAATTGGACATTATTTTCAATATACAGATAAAGTAAATGGCATTGGTTATCGCAGAAATGTGATACTAAACTTTAGTGCAGATGAAGCGCTTTTGTGTCGTGCAGAAGCTTATGTGCTAAAAGGAACAGCTACCTTTGATAGAGCAACAGAGGATATTAATATTTGGCTGGCTTCTCATACGCTAAATGGTTTGCAGGTTACTACACAGGAAATTGTTGATTTTTATGGGGAAATTGAAGAAATGCCACTTGACAACAGCATCCGAACAGTTAAGAAGGCTATTAACCCTCAGGGATTTACTGTAGAGAGTGGCGATCAGGAAGAAATGATCCAATGCATCCTTCATTTGCGTCGTATCGAAACAATGCACGAAGGTTTGCGCTGGCAAGACATCAAACGTTATGGTATTGAAATATCGCATAATCGCGATGGAAAAACAAACGATGATTTATTAGTAAATGATGCTCGACGGGCAATTCAGTTGCCACAGGATGTTATAAATGCCGGACTGGAGAAGAATCCCCGAAATTAA
- a CDS encoding putative zinc-binding metallopeptidase, which produces MKKINWLFILLATVMLWSCKEDGLDPNSIFDEDEPLVQNEFDKWLLSNYINPYNIDLKYRLEDKESDVKYNLSPAKYEKAVALAKMTKFLWIESYEELTGSDFIRTYCPKVLFFVGSLAYDNGSVVLGTAEGGLKITLYNVNSIDVENLDIEALNFWFFKTMHHEFAHILHQTKNYSTDFNLISPSDYQSASWLNLSDQEALDLGFVSPYASSETQEDFVEIISIYVTHGAEYWNNLVGRASKEGQEKINQKLALVKDYMTVSWDINLDDLRDIVQRRSQELLTWDREDFTTLN; this is translated from the coding sequence ATGAAAAAGATAAATTGGTTATTTATTCTATTGGCTACAGTGATGTTGTGGTCGTGTAAAGAGGATGGTTTAGATCCGAATAGTATCTTTGACGAGGATGAACCTTTAGTGCAAAATGAATTTGATAAATGGTTATTGTCGAATTACATCAACCCGTACAATATTGATCTGAAATATCGTTTAGAAGATAAAGAATCGGATGTTAAATATAACTTGTCTCCCGCAAAATATGAGAAGGCGGTAGCATTGGCTAAAATGACTAAATTTCTTTGGATAGAGTCTTATGAAGAACTGACAGGTTCTGATTTCATTCGTACTTATTGTCCGAAAGTATTGTTTTTTGTAGGATCTCTTGCATATGATAACGGGTCAGTAGTACTTGGAACGGCAGAAGGAGGTTTGAAAATTACATTATATAATGTAAATAGTATTGATGTAGAAAATCTTGATATTGAGGCACTTAATTTTTGGTTTTTTAAAACAATGCACCATGAGTTTGCTCATATATTGCATCAAACCAAAAATTACTCTACTGATTTTAACCTTATTTCTCCCAGCGATTACCAATCTGCTAGCTGGTTAAATCTTTCTGATCAAGAAGCATTGGATTTGGGTTTTGTTTCTCCTTATGCAAGTTCTGAGACACAAGAAGATTTTGTTGAAATAATATCTATCTATGTTACACACGGTGCTGAATACTGGAATAATCTGGTTGGAAGAGCCAGTAAGGAGGGACAGGAGAAGATAAATCAGAAATTGGCTTTGGTAAAAGACTATATGACTGTTAGTTGGGATATTAACCTAGATGACTTACGCGATATCGTACAACGTCGTTCGCAAGAACTACTAACATGGGATAGAGAAGATTTTACAACTTTAAATTAG
- a CDS encoding DUF4302 domain-containing protein has translation MKKIYYLLFLITVVLFTACTNEEEDLFNESSAQRADAAIEESIETLVGATNGWLMQYFPADRQEYGGYNVLLSFAPDGKVTVASEITDPTATTSSLYSVNQSAGVVLSFDSYNYIFHAFSDPSAPLLGDTGYGMEGDYDFLILEASAEKIVLKGKKSGGTAILTPLQNDWTEYLETIQSAAKEMAFPGYQLEMNGDVIAVSTSNRTFIFSAEDKEDVIASYIVTPTGYKFYEPVTVNEKELSGFTFDKANNRFTEISNPDILLAGVVPPLNMQFVSGDWFIAYSELGAFGQAYFDVVKQSEDAMGEVLQVAFIGSAYYGSFGFNFVSSGYRGLLEFDYELVGEDKISMVYNLSGQGNGSWYLNNANFAYALFPFGYGTARTFTLSTDDEKFPSYITLTEDGNPDNVITLFASQIVYPFEN, from the coding sequence ATGAAAAAAATATATTATTTACTTTTTCTTATAACAGTAGTTTTATTTACCGCTTGTACTAACGAAGAAGAAGATTTGTTTAATGAATCATCAGCACAGCGTGCAGATGCTGCAATTGAAGAAAGTATTGAAACCCTTGTCGGTGCAACAAACGGCTGGTTGATGCAATATTTTCCTGCTGATAGACAGGAATATGGTGGATATAATGTATTGCTTTCTTTCGCACCAGATGGAAAAGTAACAGTGGCAAGCGAAATTACAGATCCAACAGCTACAACATCCAGTCTATATTCTGTAAACCAAAGTGCAGGGGTTGTTTTGTCTTTTGATTCTTATAATTACATCTTTCATGCATTTTCTGATCCATCCGCTCCACTTTTAGGAGATACTGGTTATGGAATGGAGGGCGACTATGATTTTCTGATATTGGAAGCATCAGCAGAAAAAATTGTACTGAAGGGAAAAAAGTCTGGTGGAACAGCAATTTTAACACCGTTGCAAAACGACTGGACGGAGTATCTTGAAACAATTCAGAGTGCTGCAAAAGAGATGGCTTTTCCAGGATATCAGTTGGAGATGAATGGAGACGTAATTGCTGTTTCTACTTCAAATAGAACATTTATATTTTCTGCTGAAGATAAGGAAGATGTAATTGCTTCTTATATTGTAACACCTACGGGATATAAGTTTTACGAACCGGTTACAGTGAATGAGAAGGAGCTTAGTGGTTTTACTTTTGATAAAGCGAATAATCGTTTTACCGAAATAAGTAACCCCGATATTTTACTTGCAGGGGTGGTTCCTCCATTAAACATGCAGTTTGTTTCTGGCGATTGGTTTATTGCTTATAGTGAACTCGGGGCATTTGGACAAGCTTATTTTGATGTGGTTAAACAGTCAGAGGATGCGATGGGAGAAGTACTTCAGGTTGCATTCATAGGAAGTGCATATTACGGTTCTTTTGGCTTCAATTTTGTTAGTAGTGGCTATCGAGGTTTATTGGAATTTGATTATGAACTAGTAGGTGAAGATAAGATATCTATGGTGTATAATCTCTCAGGACAAGGGAATGGCTCATGGTATCTTAATAATGCTAATTTTGCATATGCATTATTCCCATTTGGATATGGTACAGCACGTACTTTTACTTTGTCAACTGATGATGAGAAATTTCCATCTTATATAACGTTAACAGAAGATGGCAATCCTGACAATGTGATAACCTTATTTGCTAGCCAAATTGTTTATCCGTTTGAAAATTAA
- a CDS encoding ATP-dependent Clp protease ATP-binding subunit produces the protein MDSQFSPRIKDIIGYSREEAIRLGNDYIGQEHLFLGILREGEGTATDILENLGVDLVEVKQLIESKVRTDKDINHKADLIMLKSTEKTLKLIYLEARSFKSATANSGHLLLAILKDNDSLITQLLVELGINYYMVKSQLQDYLQPEAKSDFPESDDDEPGEGFGKGPSGGQSSKKAAGAKSDTPVLDNFGIDITKLAEENSLDPIVGREKEIERLAQILSRRKKNNPILIGEPGVGKSAIAEGLALRIVGKKVSRILFDKRVVSLDIASIVAGTKYRGQFEERMKAILNELSKVNNVILFIDEIHTIVGAGGATGSLDAANMLKPALARGDIQCIGATTLDEYRQQIEKDGALERRFQKVMVDPTSVDETIEILNNIKDRYEDHHNVTFTPEAIENCVKLTARYITDRYLPDKAIDALDEAGSRVHISNINVPDSIVKLEEKIEKTKEDKIAAVKSQNFELAANYRDKEKNLLTLLEDAKEQWEKDLINHRETVDEHKVAEVVAMMSGIPVQRIAQAEGKRLMNMGKDLKGKVIGQDEAIVKIVKAIQRNRAGLKDPNRPIGTFIFLGPTGVGKTQLAKVLTTYLFDNLDSLIRIDMSEYMEKFAVSRLVGAPPGYVGYEEGGQLTEKVRRKPYSVVLLDEIEKAHPDVFNILLQLMDEGRLTDSLGRNVDFKNTIIIMTSNIGSRQLKDFGRGVGFSTAKTAEEENEHTKYVIQKALKKAFAPEFLNRIDDVVVFNQLEKKHIHSIIDIEIDGLYKRVESLNYKLKISPAAKDFIAEKGYDPQFGARPLKRAIQKYLEDEMAEIIIKASISEGDTISVGFDKKNEKLQMRILSKNKALKE, from the coding sequence ATGGATTCACAATTTTCACCAAGAATTAAAGATATTATCGGATATAGCCGGGAGGAAGCAATTCGTTTGGGGAATGATTATATTGGCCAGGAGCACCTTTTTTTGGGAATTTTAAGAGAAGGCGAAGGTACTGCCACAGATATTCTCGAAAACCTGGGTGTTGATTTGGTTGAAGTAAAACAACTAATCGAAAGCAAGGTCCGCACGGATAAGGACATTAATCATAAAGCAGATTTGATAATGCTTAAATCAACGGAAAAGACTTTGAAGTTGATTTATCTTGAAGCACGATCGTTTAAAAGTGCAACTGCCAACAGCGGCCACCTCTTATTAGCTATATTAAAAGACAACGATAGTTTGATTACCCAGCTTTTAGTTGAACTGGGTATTAACTACTATATGGTAAAATCACAATTGCAAGATTATCTGCAACCCGAAGCAAAATCGGATTTCCCTGAAAGCGATGACGACGAGCCGGGCGAAGGTTTTGGAAAAGGCCCGTCGGGCGGACAAAGTTCGAAAAAAGCTGCCGGAGCAAAATCGGATACACCTGTACTCGATAATTTTGGTATCGATATTACCAAACTGGCAGAAGAAAACAGCCTCGACCCAATAGTTGGTCGCGAAAAAGAGATTGAGCGACTGGCACAAATCCTGAGTCGTCGTAAAAAGAACAATCCAATTTTAATTGGAGAACCTGGCGTTGGAAAATCAGCCATTGCCGAAGGATTGGCACTACGCATTGTTGGCAAAAAAGTATCAAGAATATTATTCGACAAACGAGTTGTAAGCCTTGATATTGCTTCGATTGTAGCAGGCACAAAATATCGTGGGCAATTCGAGGAACGTATGAAAGCGATATTGAACGAGCTTTCGAAAGTTAACAACGTGATATTGTTCATCGACGAGATTCACACCATTGTAGGTGCTGGTGGTGCAACCGGTTCGCTGGATGCGGCTAACATGTTAAAACCTGCTTTGGCGCGTGGCGATATTCAATGTATAGGTGCTACAACTCTTGATGAATACCGTCAGCAGATTGAAAAAGATGGTGCACTGGAACGTCGTTTCCAAAAAGTTATGGTTGACCCTACTTCGGTAGACGAAACCATCGAAATTCTGAATAACATTAAAGACCGTTACGAAGATCACCATAATGTAACTTTTACACCTGAAGCGATTGAAAACTGTGTAAAATTAACTGCGCGTTATATTACTGATCGCTATTTGCCAGACAAAGCAATTGATGCGCTCGACGAAGCCGGTTCGCGCGTTCATATCTCGAACATCAATGTACCGGATAGCATTGTTAAGCTTGAAGAAAAAATAGAGAAAACAAAAGAAGATAAAATTGCTGCGGTTAAAAGTCAGAATTTTGAGCTGGCAGCTAACTACCGCGATAAGGAAAAGAATCTGCTCACGCTTTTGGAAGATGCAAAAGAACAATGGGAGAAAGATCTTATTAACCATCGCGAAACCGTTGATGAGCACAAAGTCGCTGAAGTTGTTGCCATGATGTCTGGAATTCCGGTACAACGAATTGCGCAAGCCGAAGGAAAACGCCTGATGAACATGGGGAAAGACCTGAAAGGCAAAGTTATTGGACAAGACGAGGCAATAGTAAAAATTGTTAAAGCGATTCAGCGTAATCGTGCAGGATTGAAAGATCCAAATCGCCCGATAGGAACATTTATCTTCCTCGGGCCAACAGGTGTTGGAAAAACCCAGTTGGCAAAAGTTTTGACAACTTATTTATTTGACAATCTTGATTCGTTGATTCGTATTGACATGAGTGAATACATGGAAAAATTTGCCGTATCAAGATTAGTTGGAGCGCCTCCGGGATATGTGGGTTACGAAGAAGGTGGCCAATTGACGGAGAAAGTTAGAAGAAAGCCCTACTCCGTTGTTTTACTCGACGAGATCGAGAAGGCTCATCCTGACGTGTTCAATATTTTACTCCAGTTAATGGATGAAGGACGATTAACCGATAGTTTAGGACGTAATGTCGATTTCAAAAATACAATTATTATAATGACATCGAACATTGGTTCGCGCCAATTAAAAGACTTTGGTCGTGGTGTTGGTTTCTCAACTGCAAAAACAGCAGAAGAAGAAAATGAACATACCAAATACGTTATCCAGAAAGCATTGAAAAAAGCTTTTGCACCGGAGTTTCTTAACCGAATTGACGATGTTGTAGTCTTTAACCAATTGGAAAAAAAACATATCCACTCTATTATTGATATTGAAATTGATGGATTATACAAGCGTGTTGAATCGCTTAACTACAAACTGAAAATTTCTCCGGCAGCAAAAGATTTTATTGCCGAGAAAGGCTATGATCCTCAGTTCGGTGCCCGACCATTAAAACGAGCCATTCAGAAATACCTAGAAGATGAGATGGCCGAAATAATTATTAAGGCATCAATTTCCGAAGGAGATACAATTTCTGTAGGTTTTGACAAGAAAAATGAGAAACTTCAGATGCGTATCCTATCGAAAAACAAAGCATTAAAAGAATAG
- the gyrA gene encoding DNA gyrase subunit A produces the protein MTEGEKIIKINIEEQMKSAYIDYSMSVIVSRALPDVRDGFKPVHRRVLFGMHELGILSNRPYKKSARIVGEVLGKYHPHGDSSVYFTMVRMAQHWSLRYPMVDGQGNFGSVDGDSPAAMRYTEARMSKISEETLADLDKNTVDFQPNFDESLGEPTVLPTKIPQLLVNGASGIAVGMATNMAPHNLSDVIDATIAYVDNNEIEMEELIDIVKAPDFPTGGIIYGYQGVKDAYETGRGRIVIRGKAHIENEGGREKIVVTEIPYLVNRAEMIQKTADLVNEKKIEGISNVNDESDREGMRVVYDLKRDAMSNVVLNKLYKYTQLQTSFSVNSIALVHGRPKLLNLKELIKHFVEHRHEVVIRRTQYELEQAEKRAHILEGLIIASDNIDEVIAIIRGSSTPEEARNKLIERFELSEIQSRAIVEMRLRQLTGLEQDKLRKEYDEIMAQIEHLKAILADVNLRKEIIKEELQEMKDKYGDERRTEIVPNAEEFNPEDFYADEEMVITISHLGYIKRTPLTEFRTQGRGGIGSKGSTTRDEDFLEHIIIASMHNTLLLFTEKGKCFWLKVYEIPEGTRASKGRAIQNMLNIEPDDQVLAFIKVKTLADQEFINNNFIILATKKGIIKKTTLEAYSRPRQNGVNAITIKEGDQLLEARLTNGNSEVMIAVRSGKAIRFHESIVRAIGRTASGVRGITLGHENDEVIGMVCVMDENEDILVVAEKGYGKRSKIDDYRITNRGGKGVKTLNITEKTGELVAIKSVSDDNDLMIITQKGITIRLAVNTISVLGRATQGVRVINLRDEDSIASVARIAVEEETAEDITEVDAEDIDTEENNLEQE, from the coding sequence ATGACAGAAGGTGAAAAGATTATCAAAATAAACATTGAGGAGCAGATGAAATCTGCTTACATTGATTATTCAATGTCGGTAATTGTTTCGCGTGCACTACCAGATGTACGCGATGGTTTTAAACCGGTACACCGCCGGGTTTTATTTGGTATGCACGAGCTTGGTATTTTATCCAATCGTCCATATAAAAAGTCGGCCAGAATTGTTGGTGAGGTGCTTGGTAAATACCACCCACATGGCGACTCTTCAGTTTATTTTACTATGGTACGTATGGCACAGCACTGGTCGCTGCGTTACCCAATGGTCGATGGTCAGGGAAACTTTGGTTCTGTTGATGGTGATAGCCCGGCAGCTATGCGTTATACAGAGGCTCGAATGTCGAAGATTTCGGAAGAAACTTTGGCCGACCTGGATAAAAATACTGTTGATTTTCAACCCAATTTCGATGAGTCGTTAGGTGAACCTACTGTGTTGCCAACAAAAATTCCGCAGTTGCTTGTTAACGGAGCTTCGGGTATTGCCGTTGGTATGGCCACAAACATGGCTCCACACAACCTCAGTGATGTTATTGACGCTACAATTGCATACGTCGATAACAATGAGATTGAGATGGAAGAGCTTATTGATATTGTTAAAGCGCCTGACTTTCCGACAGGAGGTATAATTTATGGCTACCAGGGCGTAAAAGATGCGTATGAAACCGGCAGGGGACGTATCGTAATCAGAGGGAAGGCTCACATAGAAAATGAAGGTGGTCGTGAGAAAATTGTTGTCACCGAAATACCTTATTTGGTTAACCGTGCAGAAATGATCCAAAAAACTGCCGATTTGGTTAACGAAAAGAAAATTGAAGGAATTTCGAATGTAAACGATGAGTCCGACCGCGAAGGAATGCGTGTTGTATATGATTTGAAACGTGATGCAATGAGCAACGTTGTTTTAAATAAATTATATAAATACACGCAGCTGCAGACTTCGTTTAGTGTTAACAGCATTGCGTTGGTGCACGGTCGTCCAAAACTTCTGAACCTTAAGGAGCTGATCAAACACTTTGTTGAGCATCGCCATGAGGTTGTTATACGCCGTACGCAATACGAATTGGAGCAAGCAGAAAAACGTGCTCATATTCTGGAAGGCCTAATAATTGCCAGCGACAATATTGACGAAGTAATTGCCATTATCCGTGGTTCATCAACTCCGGAAGAAGCAAGAAACAAACTGATTGAACGATTTGAGCTAAGTGAAATTCAGTCACGAGCAATTGTTGAAATGCGTTTGCGTCAGTTAACGGGTCTGGAACAAGATAAACTTCGTAAAGAATATGATGAGATTATGGCACAGATTGAACACCTGAAAGCCATTCTTGCCGATGTTAATTTGCGGAAAGAAATAATTAAAGAGGAGTTGCAGGAAATGAAAGATAAGTATGGCGATGAACGTCGTACTGAAATTGTTCCTAATGCCGAAGAGTTCAACCCTGAAGATTTTTATGCCGACGAAGAGATGGTTATCACCATTTCGCATTTGGGATATATTAAACGAACACCGCTTACCGAGTTTCGAACTCAGGGCAGGGGAGGAATCGGTTCTAAAGGAAGTACTACCCGCGATGAAGACTTCCTGGAGCACATTATTATTGCCTCTATGCACAACACTCTTTTACTATTTACCGAAAAAGGAAAATGTTTCTGGCTGAAAGTATATGAAATTCCAGAGGGAACGAGGGCTTCTAAAGGTCGTGCAATTCAAAACATGTTGAATATTGAGCCGGACGATCAGGTATTGGCATTCATTAAAGTAAAAACACTGGCCGATCAGGAATTCATCAATAATAACTTTATTATTCTTGCTACCAAAAAAGGTATTATCAAGAAAACAACTTTAGAAGCTTATTCTCGTCCACGCCAAAATGGAGTGAATGCAATTACCATTAAAGAAGGCGACCAGCTACTTGAAGCTCGTTTAACAAATGGTAACAGCGAAGTGATGATTGCAGTGCGCTCAGGAAAAGCAATTCGTTTCCACGAAAGTATCGTTCGGGCAATTGGTAGAACGGCATCCGGAGTACGTGGAATAACTCTTGGTCACGAGAATGATGAAGTAATTGGTATGGTTTGTGTAATGGATGAGAATGAAGATATCTTGGTAGTTGCAGAAAAAGGATATGGAAAACGTTCTAAAATTGATGATTACCGTATTACTAACCGTGGCGGAAAAGGTGTAAAAACACTGAATATTACTGAAAAAACAGGAGAATTGGTTGCAATAAAAAGTGTTTCTGACGATAATGATCTAATGATTATTACCCAGAAAGGAATTACCATTCGCCTGGCAGTTAATACCATTTCGGTTCTCGGAAGAGCAACTCAGGGAGTGCGTGTAATTAATTTGAGAGATGAAGACAGTATTGCTTCAGTAGCCCGAATAGCAGTGGAAGAGGAAACTGCCGAAGATATTACTGAAGTTGATGCTGAAGATATTGATACTGAAGAAAATAACTTAGAACAAGAATAA
- a CDS encoding tetratricopeptide repeat protein, which translates to MKRTIILLALVFSVSAVFAQKGKVTSAQNLKDTGKLDKALEAINEATDPSNDKSEKTLPWPKTWEVKGEIYQAIFASQDESVKALSDDPLTVALESYKKALELDDKDKFSKGVKIKLTLLSNDLTNQAVEAFKDNDYELALKSFEQIIEIQDMPIVKEDNPEAIDTVILFNTGLAAYNAQNYNKAVQYYGEAAKYGYNGARTYSLIADSYIQMQDTVNALKAVQEGFEKYPDDNSILTSMIDLYMKIGKNEEALKYLDMAIEQDPNNVTYYFAKGALYEKFGKEEKAIEAYTKASEVDPTYFNSYYNLGALYYNKGVKQIEVANAVPANENEKYEAELKKADVWFEKALPYMEKCYELNPNEEMTLESLKNLYYRMKKMDKYNEILETLGE; encoded by the coding sequence ATGAAAAGAACTATTATTCTTCTAGCCTTGGTATTTTCTGTTTCTGCAGTATTTGCGCAGAAAGGTAAAGTAACCAGTGCTCAGAACCTTAAAGACACCGGGAAATTAGATAAAGCGTTGGAAGCGATCAATGAAGCAACTGATCCGTCAAACGATAAGTCTGAAAAAACACTTCCATGGCCAAAAACGTGGGAAGTTAAAGGCGAAATCTATCAGGCTATTTTTGCCAGCCAGGACGAAAGTGTAAAAGCTTTGAGTGATGATCCGTTAACCGTAGCGTTAGAATCATACAAAAAAGCACTTGAGTTGGATGATAAAGACAAGTTTTCGAAAGGTGTAAAAATTAAATTGACGTTGTTAAGCAACGACTTGACAAATCAGGCTGTTGAAGCTTTTAAGGACAACGATTACGAATTGGCACTAAAATCGTTTGAGCAAATTATTGAAATACAAGATATGCCAATTGTCAAAGAGGACAATCCGGAAGCAATTGATACTGTAATTTTATTTAACACTGGTTTGGCTGCTTACAATGCTCAAAACTATAATAAAGCAGTGCAATACTACGGCGAAGCTGCTAAATATGGTTATAATGGAGCAAGAACTTACTCTTTAATTGCTGATTCATACATTCAAATGCAAGATACTGTTAATGCACTAAAAGCAGTTCAGGAAGGATTTGAGAAATACCCAGATGATAACAGTATATTGACGAGTATGATTGACCTTTACATGAAAATAGGTAAAAACGAAGAAGCATTGAAATATCTGGATATGGCTATTGAGCAAGATCCAAACAATGTAACATACTATTTTGCAAAAGGTGCGCTGTATGAAAAATTCGGTAAAGAAGAAAAAGCAATTGAGGCTTACACAAAAGCTTCAGAAGTAGATCCTACATACTTTAACTCTTATTATAATTTAGGTGCACTTTATTATAATAAAGGAGTAAAACAAATTGAAGTGGCTAATGCAGTTCCTGCTAATGAAAACGAAAAATACGAGGCGGAATTAAAGAAAGCCGACGTTTGGTTTGAAAAAGCGCTTCCTTATATGGAAAAATGCTATGAGTTGAATCCAAACGAAGAAATGACTTTGGAATCGCTTAAAAACCTGTACTACCGTATGAAGAAAATGGACAAGTACAACGAGATTCTTGAGACCTTAGGAGAATAA